Part of the Catalinimonas alkaloidigena genome is shown below.
TCTTCAAAAGGAGAATTATTCCACGCTATTTCCTGCTTTTCCTCGACCTCTTCTTGCTCCTGAGTTTGGGCAGGAGTAGACAAAGCAGGCTTTGACTCAATAGCTTCAGGCCTGGCAGTATTTTTAGCGGGAGCTGAAGTATTCGTATGCTTGCCCAATTGAATTACGCCTTTATTTTCTGAAGTATTTTCAAAAGAATCAAATCGCAGGTCTTCGTAATTACTTTCTTGCTGCGGCTTCTCCCGGGCAGGAGTACTTGCTTCATCTGCTACCGAAGGAGTAAGTTCTTTTTGTTCAGTTTCATTAGCTCTTGAATGCTCTTCAATAATAATATGATCATTGTGGTCTGCATTTTCTGACACCTCAGGCGTATCATTAACAGAAGGTTCGTTTTCAATGATGGTAATGCCGGAAGTCGGATTAACTTTCTTTCTGTCAGGTACTTCTTCTTTTTTCTTCTTTTTCCGCTTGCGCTGTGATTTCTCCTGACTTTTGGCATGTTTCTCCAAGAGGGCTTCGTCTGGAATATCATCAATGGTATTTTGAGTAGAAAGTCGGGGCTTCCTTTTAAGTACTTCTTTCTTCTTGCCGATTACCAACCCTAACTGTAATTCATGTGTCCCCGCTCCATAGGCTGATATTTTACTTCCGCCAGTGCTGTAGGCATAGCTGAATTTTAGGTTTTTTACTTTAAAGCCAGCAGTTCCGCTGAACCCACTTTGCTGTTGGTAGCCGCCACCCGCCCAGAAAGAGTCATTAAAGTAGAATATACCTAATGCTTCTAGCTGGCTGGATTCCAGGCTAGAATAATGATATAATACTGTAGGCTCAAAGGCTGTAGTACCCTCCTCATTAAAGTTGAAGCGATAATGTGTACTGAAGATCATGCGGCTGAACTGATCAAAATTTATATCGCTGAAGCCATCAATCAACATGGGAGGGGGAGTGAAAAGATGGGGTAAAGCTACACTCAGGTTGAATCCGCGGTTATGATATTTGAAGCCAAAACGACCATCCAGAAAAGTTTGGTTCGCCAGGGCTGCCTGCAATACGAGATCATCTCCGATGTCCATGCCGACCAGGTCATAAGTATGCATGCCTATACCTGCTGAGAAAGCTGTTTTGATGTAGTGCTCATGTTCGGAGGAAAGAGGAATCATATAAGCCAGTGAGAACTTCACCGCATTGTGCTTTAAGGCTCCGATGCGGTCATCCACGATATCAGCACCGATGAAAATGGGATTGGCATTGCCTAAGGGGGAATGAAAGCTGAGTTGGGAACTGACGGGTGCTCCCTCTACCCCATACCACTGCTGACGGTGAGTAAGGTAAAAAACAGTATGCTTGTCATAACCGGCGTAAGCAGGATTGTAAAGATAGGGATTGTTATAGTAGTGAGCAAAATAAGGCATGCGCTGAGCCTCTGAGGTACAGATACTGATGAGTAGAAATAAAAATATGATGACAGTCTTTCTCATTGGGGCTTCATCTCTGCATACTTTCTCAGAAACAAAACTAGCAAAGATCAACAAGCTAAAATTTTGACTTAAGCCATGAACTTACCAATGAATTATTCTGCCCTGAATTGAAGAAAAACAAAATCCAGGCATTTTTTCGTTACTCATTCCGAAAAGCTTAGTTTTGAGCAATCAAAAACCGCTTATGGAACAAGTAGTAGAAGAAACTCCTTTTTTCACGAATGATGCAGTTGTTCTGGGGATTCTCTTTATAATTCTGGCATTGGTATTTCGTACATCGGCCAGTAGAAATCCTTTCTGGCAAAAGTTTTACACTTATGTCCCCTCAGTGTTGCTATGTTATTTTATTCCCGCTATTCTTAATTCTTTAAATATCATTTCGGGAGAAGATTCCAGCCTGTATTTTGTGTCCTCCCGTTATTTACTGCCCGCCAGTTTGATACTGTTTACCCTGGGCATTGACCTCAAGGCGATTTCCAGACTAGGTTTTAAGGCTGTGATCATGTTTTTTGCCGGTACGCTGGGCATTATCATTGGGGGGCCCCTGGCGATGATTATTGTCTCCACATTTTCTCCTGAAACCCTCGGAGGTGCTGGGCCTGATGCTGTTTGGCGTGGCCTGGCTACCATCGCGGGAAGTTGGATAGGGGGGGGAGCCAACCAGACCGCCATGCTGGAAGTGTTTGGCGCGAGCACGGATCTTTTTTCAGCGGTGCTGGCAGTAGATATTATTGTGGCCAACCTGTGGCTGGCGG
Proteins encoded:
- a CDS encoding PorP/SprF family type IX secretion system membrane protein, whose product is MRKTVIIFLFLLISICTSEAQRMPYFAHYYNNPYLYNPAYAGYDKHTVFYLTHRQQWYGVEGAPVSSQLSFHSPLGNANPIFIGADIVDDRIGALKHNAVKFSLAYMIPLSSEHEHYIKTAFSAGIGMHTYDLVGMDIGDDLVLQAALANQTFLDGRFGFKYHNRGFNLSVALPHLFTPPPMLIDGFSDINFDQFSRMIFSTHYRFNFNEEGTTAFEPTVLYHYSSLESSQLEALGIFYFNDSFWAGGGYQQQSGFSGTAGFKVKNLKFSYAYSTGGSKISAYGAGTHELQLGLVIGKKKEVLKRKPRLSTQNTIDDIPDEALLEKHAKSQEKSQRKRKKKKKEEVPDRKKVNPTSGITIIENEPSVNDTPEVSENADHNDHIIIEEHSRANETEQKELTPSVADEASTPAREKPQQESNYEDLRFDSFENTSENKGVIQLGKHTNTSAPAKNTARPEAIESKPALSTPAQTQEQEEVEEKQEIAWNNSPFEEAQAAEDAHSLAMKGGFYIIAGTFSTQDNAEKMVGQLTQQGFFPEIGYHSEKKYFYVHVYQSSDKDQVIKELERLKQNASFQQSWILTVAP